Proteins encoded by one window of Carassius auratus strain Wakin chromosome 24, ASM336829v1, whole genome shotgun sequence:
- the LOC113042472 gene encoding high affinity cAMP-specific 3',5'-cyclic phosphodiesterase 7A-like isoform X7 yields the protein MELCYQLPVLPLDRPVPKHVLSRRGAISFSSSSSLFGAPDPRQLSQRRGAISYDSSDQTALYIRMLGDVRVRSQVGFEPERRGSHPYLGVDFRTLHSRAESAGSIPARRIRRLFSFQRHLLSSRLLRGAPHLNPLHILDEDYCGQAKCMLEKVGTWNFDIFLFDRLTNGNSLVFLTFHLLNQYGLIELFQLDMVKVRRFLVLVQEDYHNQNPYHNAVHAADVTQAMHCYLREPKLAESLTSFDILLGLLAAVTHDLDHPGVNQPFLIKTNHYLAALYRNTSVLENHHWRSAVGLLRETELFSHLPAEDSLGIERQLGSLILATDITRQNEYLSRFRTHLDENDLCLGHASHRHFVLQMALKCADICNPCRPWELSKQWSEKVTEEFFHQGDIEKKHKLEISPLCDSEANTIASVQIGFMTYVVEPLFAEWARFSDTRLSQTMLGHLGLNKASWSAMDPETSGSSEEGESEPGRPTEEPSSRALSQGSQET from the exons AGACGTGGAGCAATCTCCTATGACAGCTCTGATCAAACCGCTCTGTATATTCGCATGCTAG GAGATGTGAGAGTGAGAAGTCAGGTAGGCTTTGAACCTGAACGAAGAGGCTCGCACCCGTACCTGGGCGTCGATTTCCGCACATTACACT cCCGTGCTGAGTCAGCAGGGTCGATTCCAGCTCGGAGGATCCGGAGGCTCTTTAGTTTCCAGCGACACCTGCTTTCGTCCCGTCTGCTGCGAGGAGCGCCACACCTCAACCCCCTCCACATCCTGGACGAGGACTACTGCGGTCAGGCCAAG TGTATGCTTGAAAAGGTTGGAACCTGGAATTTTGATATATTCCTCTTCGACAGACTTACAAATg GAAACAGTCTTGTCTTCTTGACATTTCATTTGCTGAACCAGTATGGCCTCATTGAGCTCTTCCAGTTAGACATGGTTAAAGTGCGTCGGTTTCTAG TTCTGGTTCAAGAAGATTACCACAATCAGAACCCTTACCATAATGCAGTCCATGCTGCTGATGTCACCCAGGCCATGCACTGTTACCTGAGAGAACCCAAG CTCGCTGAGTCCCTCACATCATTCGACATCCTCTTAGGGTTGCTGGCTGCGGTCACACATGATCTGGACCACCCTGGAGTCAACCAGCCTTTCCTCATCAAAACCAACCATTACCTTGCAGCTTTGTACCGG AATACCTCGGTTCTGGAAAACCATCACTGGAGGTCTGCAGTGGGTCTGCTCAGAGAGACCGAACTCTTTTCCCATCTTCCTGCGGAAGACAG TCTGGGTATAGAGAGGCAGCTGGGGTCGCTTATTCTGGCCACAGATATCACCCGACAGAATGAGTACCTGTCCCGCTTCAGGACACATCTGGATGAGAACGACTTGTGTTTAGGACACGCTTCTCATCGACATTTTGTTCTGCAG ATGGCCCTGAAGTGTGCAGATATCTGTAACCCGTGTCGACCGTGGGAACTCAGCAAACAGTGGAGTGAGAAGGTCACAGAGGAGTTCTTCCACCAAG GAGACATTGAAAAGAAGCATAAACTTGAAATAAGTCCACTGTGTGATAGTGAAGCCAACACCATAGCCAGTGTTCAAATCG GTTTCATGACTTATGTGGTGGAGCCTCTGTTTGCCGAGTGGGCGCGCTTTTCAGACACGCGGCTCTCTCAGACCATGCTCGGCCATTTGGGCCTGAACAAGGCCAGTTGGAGTGCCATGGATCCCGAGACATCGGGGAGCTCCGAGGAGGGGGAATCCGAACCGGGTCGTCCCACAGAAGAGCCCAGTTCCAGAGCCTTATCTCAGGGAAGCCAAGAGACATGA